The Microcystis aeruginosa NIES-843 sequence CAGTTAAAGCTCTTAATTTAGCCATAGAACCACCGGCAATGACCAGAAGATTTTTTATGAATTATCAGGGTTTTAGCAGACAAATTGAAGCCGAAGCCTATACTGTTCAAGTTCAGCCCGATGGTCTAGATTTAGTGATTTCTTTACTACAAAAATATTGTCCTTAGAAAACCTGTCGATAAATCTACCAATCCCGTTCTAATTCTTCGGCTACACGACGATAATCAGCGCTGGCTTCTTGGGCATTTTTACCGCGCCAATTGGTAATAGCTACCCCGTCTAAAACGGCTTTTTCGTGGGCCTTATAATTTCTGACAAAAGCATGACAGGCGGGAATACCTAATTCTAATAGAGTATTTTGTGCTTCTAAAGTTTCCTTAAGACTACGAGAATCCACTTTTGTTAATAAAACCCGATAGGCAATTCCTAGGGGTTTAACTGCTGTGCGTACCGTGTCAATTAAAGCCATTAAATCCATCGGTGCGGGAGGAGTCGGTAAAATTAAATAATCCGATTCTGCTATTACTGCCGTAAGTAATTCGGAACGCAAAGCTGGTGGTGTGTCAATCACGATCAGATCGTACTCGATAATTTGACGCAATTCTCCTAATTTCTCTGTATTAATTTGCTTGGCTAAATCAAATACCATACCCGCTTGATTTCTTTCTACCCACCAAGTGGAGGAACCCTGCGGATCCGCATCCACCAGCAAAACACGCTGATTCTGCCCCCAAATTGCCGCTAAATTGACCGCAGTGGTGGTTTTACCCACACCACCTTTACCATTGACAACAGCGAGGATTTTTGGGCTATTAGGCTTTAATTGCGAGGTCATTTTCAGTTATCAGTTATCAGTTATCAGTTAAGTAAGTAGGCGTTAAAAGTTATCAGATGCCCCTCTTATTAAGGGGGGATCCCCCCGCCTACCGGCACCCCCCTTATCAAGGGGGGCAGGGGGGATCGAACCTAAAATCTATCTTCAATTTAATTATAACCAGCTACTTATCAGTTATCAGTTATCAGTTACCAGTTATCAGTTATCAGTTACCAGTTATCAGATTTGAGTTTTAAGTTCACTGTTTACTGTTTACTGATCACTGTTTACTGATCACTGAAAAAAAGCTCCCCACTGATTACTGTTTACTGATCACTGATCACTGAATATAACTAACCAGAAAGTTTTTGATCTAAGATTTGGCTAGTTAATTTAGGATCGGCTTTACCGCCGCTTTTTTTCATGACTTGACCGACAAAAAATCCCTTAAGATTGGTTTTACCCGCCCGGAATTTTTCTAACTCGCTTGGATGGGAGGCGATAATTTCCTCGATCAGTTTTTTGATTGCAGAAGTGTCAGAAATTTGTATTAATCCTTTCTTTTCCACCAGTGTTTTTGGTGAACCGCCTTCGGTGAGAAGTTCCGGTAAAATTTCCTTAGCAATTTTGCCACTAATTGTTCCCATTTCAATCAGTTTAACTAATTCGGCTAAGTCTGATGCTTGCAGGGCAATTTCTGTGATCGTCAGCTTATTATTATTCAAATAAGCGGCGATATCTTGACTGATCCAGTTAGCGACTAATTTCGCATTAGCCCCGGCAATTACGGCAGTTTCAAAATATTCGGCCACGGTGCGATCATCGGTTAAAACCCTGGCATCGTAGGCGGAAAGACCAAATTCTTCTTCATAACGACGACGTTTACGCGCGGGTAATTCCGGTAATTCTTCCGCCCAAGCTTTTAACTGTTCGGGGGAGACTTCTAGGGGGGGTAAGTCCGGTTCGGGAAAATAGCGATAATCGCTAGAACCTTCTTTTTTCCGCA is a genomic window containing:
- a CDS encoding ParA family protein encodes the protein MTSQLKPNSPKILAVVNGKGGVGKTTTAVNLAAIWGQNQRVLLVDADPQGSSTWWVERNQAGMVFDLAKQINTEKLGELRQIIEYDLIVIDTPPALRSELLTAVIAESDYLILPTPPAPMDLMALIDTVRTAVKPLGIAYRVLLTKVDSRSLKETLEAQNTLLELGIPACHAFVRNYKAHEKAVLDGVAITNWRGKNAQEASADYRRVAEELERDW